In Halanaerobium praevalens DSM 2228, the DNA window TATCTTTTTTTCCTTTAGCAGCTAAATAACCATTGACCTTAGCCACAGCAGGAGAATTTATAAATTCTTCTATTTTCAACTTATTGAAATAATTTTTTTTGAATTCTGCTCGCTGCTGTAATTTATATTTTTGATGATAATTTTCTGCTAAATAAAATTTATCTAATTTTTTTATTTTAGTTAAAACTTCTTTTTCAGTTTCAGTTTCTAATTTTTCTTTTAAAGCTAAAGCCTTTTCTTTTTGACTTTGATTGTGGTATAAAATTAAAGAAGCATATTGTCTAGAAAGAGCTGGAGAATATGGATTGTGCTGTTTAAAAAAGATTTCTAAAAGTTCTTGATAAGAAATCACTGCTGGATTATAATCTATTTCTATTGTTTCAGTATGATCTTTTATATTTTTATATATTGGATCATTTTTTTGACCCCCAGCATAACCAACTCTAGTTCTAACAACTCCTTCTAAAGCTCCAAAATAAGCATCTGGTCCCCAAAAACAACCAAGAGCAAAACTAGCTGTTTTGGTCTCTAAATCTTCAAATTTTTGATCAAATTCAATTTCAGCTGCCTCAGTTTTACTAACAAATCCAAAAACTATAGAACTGATAATTAAAGTTATTAATAGATAATCCATTTTCTAAACTACCTCCTATTGAAAGCAATTAAAAATTGCCTACTTGATTACTCAAATAATAATATTAATTACTCTCAAATAATAGTAAATAGATTACTTAATAGCTCATTAAAAGTTAATGTCTAATAAAAATGAAGTCATTTTTTTTAACTCCTAAAGAATCTGCAATCAAAGCACATTTAGCCTTAAGTAAAAAATAAATTCCTTTTTCCTTTTCAAATAGAGTTTCTAAATTACCTTGACCTTTACTAATAATTAAATCAGCATTTTGATATTCTGCTTCAAATTCTGCTGTAGCAGCTTCCATCGGCATACCAGGAGTTCTACTACCACTATTAATAATTTCTGCATATTCATCAATAGTAAGTTTTTGAGCTTCTTCCATTGTTATATCGTTTAGAATTGGACATTCTCTCACTGCATATTTTATTTCTACATCATATTTTTTTAATTGGGCTAATAATAATTTATCAAATAAAGCTTCACCTGTATTATCAGCAATAAATAATATTTTAGCTGCATTTTTTAAATCAGCTTTAAAATTTTGATAATCATTATAATTAAACTTCTCATTCAATATCTGAGCTAAATCAATAGAATCAGTTTGTTTAAAATCAAAGTTTTTATCTTTAGAGTTGCCTAGGGCAGAGATTAAAAGTGTTATTAAAAGTGGATCATCTGCTTTTTTAATTTCTGCTTTAAAAAGTGGTAATAATTTTTTAGCTATCTCCAACTTTTCTTGTTTAAATTTTCGATAAGGGTCTCTTATTCCACTTAGTTCTGTTATGTATGCCTGAACTTCTGCTGAAATAACTGCTGAGCCAAAATCTGATTCCATTAAATCTGGTAACATTTGAGAATATTTTCTCAAAATTTCCTTAACAAATTCCTCATCATCATTTGCCATTCGAGCCGACTCCAAAAATTGTTTAAATAAACAGGGAAAACAATCATATTTTATTCCCACCCTAATCACCCCTTTTGCTTATTATAAATAGCCTGTGACCAGAAGTCAATAATTTATTTAATTTTTCTTATATTTTTTATATTAAAATATTTAGCTTAATCTAAAAATTTCTATTAGATTTGATTTTAAGCCTAAAAATAGATATGATTATATTAATTGCAATTATTATTTTGCTTTAATCACTAAAAAAAAGGATTTGATAAAAAATGACTGAAGAAATAAAAAAACCTGATAGTAAAATTGCTGTTATAACATTGATTTCTGTGGTTGCAGTAATTTTAATTTCTATTCGGACTGCCTTAGTTTTGGAAGCAGCTCTAATTTTAGGAGCAATGACAGCTGCTTTATTTGCTCTTTATTTAGGGTTGAACTGGAAAGATATTGAAAGTGGTATGATTAATGGAATTAAAAATGCACTTGGAGCTTCTTTAATTTTAATTATTATTGGTATGGTTATTGGTAGCTGGATCTTAGCAGGGACAATTCAAACTATGGTTTATTATGGTTTAGAACTTTTAAGTCCTAATATTTTTCTACCAGCTGCATTTTTATTAGCAGCCTTAACCTCTATTTTGGTTGGTAGTTCTTTTGGTACTATTGCTACAATGGGGATTGTACTTTTAGGAGTTGCTGAAGGACTGGGAGTTCCCAAGGAAATTACTGTTGGAGCAATAGTTTCGGGAGCAATGTTAGGTGATAAAGTTTCTCCAATGTCTGATTCTACCAATTTGACAGCTGCTATGAGTAGCACTGAGCTTTTTGATCATATAAAATCGATGCTCTATATTTCTGTCCCAGCTGCTTTAATTAGTTTAATTTTATATTCAATTATTGGAGCTTTTTATTTAGATAGTGGAGCAAACTTAACTAATATAGCTTTAATGTTAGAAAACTTGGGGCAGAATTTTAATATTAGTTTTTGGACTTTAATTCCACCTGCTTTAATGCTTTTACTTTCTATTTTTAAAGTTCCAGCAATTGCTTCTTTATCAATTAGTTTCTTAACGGCTTCTCTTTTTGCTATTATAACTCAAGGGGCAAGTTTTAGCCAAATTTTAAATGTAGCTGCAAATGGTTATCAAGCAAATACTGGTTTAGAAATTTTAGATAACCTTTTAACTCAGGGTGGAATTAATAATATGATGAATACAGTTGCTATTATTATGGCCGGAACTGCAATGGGAGGGATTTTAGAAAAAGCTAGAGTTTTAGAAGTTATTTTAGAATCTATGCTGGGCTTTATTAAAAAGCCTAGAGATTTAATTTTAATTTCCTTAAGTTCTGCTTATATTATGCTACTGGCAACTGGAGAAATGTTTGTTTCAATTGTTATTCCTGGAAGAACCCTTGCTCCTGCTTATAAGGAGATGGGGGTTGAAACGAATGTTCTTTCACGTTCTTTAGAAACAGCTTCTACTTTAGGCTGTTCAATTTTACCTTGGGGAGTAGTTTCTGTCTATATTCAAAATGTAATGGATATTGGTTTTGGCTATATACCTTATACATTCTTATCTATTTTAGCCCCAATTATTGCTGTGATCTATGCTTTAACTAATAAATTTACTTTTAGAAGTAATTAAAGTTAAAAATTAAATTTTAAAATTAAGCTAAAAGCTGTTCTATTAATTTAGAACAGCTTTTTTATTTAAAACTAAAAAAGGAGATAATTTTTTTCGCTTGAATATAACTTATATAGTCTAATAATTAAAAAGGAGGTTTTTAAATGAAAATAAATAAATCTGAAATAAAAGCAGAATTAAGTTCTATATTTTTAAATAAAACTTTTGATGCTCTGCTACCACCTTTAATTTATACAATTATTAATTCCATTTTTGGTTTAAAAACTGCTCTTATCTTAGCAGTGATTACTGCTTTTTTTAACTTCACTAAAAGAGTTTTACAAAAAGATAATTGGAAATATTCTTTAGCGGGCCTAGCTGGGGTGATTATTGCAGCTTTATTTGCTTATTTAAGTAATAATGCTGGTAATTATTTTATTCCCGCTTTAATTTCTTCTGCTTTTTTGGTCTTAGCTGCTTTAATTAGTATTTTGTTAAATAAACCACTTGCTGCCTGGGCCAGTCATTTGAGCCGTGGATGGCCTTTAGACTGGTTCTGGCGTGATGATATTAAACCTGCTTATAGAGAAGTCACAATTTTTTGGACTCTTTATTTTGGGCTGCGATTGATAATTCAACTTAGATTATTTTTCAGTAATGCTGTGCTTAACTTGGCCTGGGTTAATCTGCTTTTAGGGTGGCCAGCTATTATAGCTATTCTAATAATCAGCTATATTTATGGAATCTGGAGACTAAATAAACTTGGTGGGCCTGGAGTTGATGAATTTAAAAATAATAAAAAGCCTCCTTGGGATGGTCAAAAAAGAGGCTTTTAAACAGCTTAATTATATTTTTCTTTAATAGTTCCATTTTGATAAGCTTTTAGTAATTTTTCTAGATACTTAATATCATCTTTTAATTTAATTCCTATATCTGTATCTGAAATTTTCTTGGCTGGCTCAAACTTTTTTACAACTTTAGAAGCAAGTGTATCTTTTGTTCCTTTTTTGAGCACTTCTGCTTTAGATACAAACGGTTTATGAGAAATCAGTCTCATTTCTGAGTCACTATAAATTAAAGTATAGCCAGCTATACCAGTTTTTTTATGATAAGCAGCAGAAATTCCACCATCAATTACTAATAATTTTCCCTGGCCTTTAATTGGACTTTCTCCTCTTTTTTCTTCAACTGGAGTATGACCATTAATAATAACTCCCTGCTCAGGATCCATCTCAAATTCCTTTAATATTTTATTACAAATTTCTTCCTTTTCTCTCAAAGAATAATATGGATTTTTATTTTCTTGATAAAGTTCTTTATCATCCTCATCAGTAAAATATCTTAAAAAAGTAGTCATTCTATCTTTACCAAAAAGAGGAGAGTATTCTCCTCGCCAGAGATACCATAACCAGTCACGTTTATCTTTTCTCTTTGTTTTAGTTGAATAACTATGTCTAACTACATCCTGAAAGAAATCAAGTAATTTTTTACCCTTAACTTTTTTAGCTTCCACCTCAATTTCAGCAAAATCCCCATTTTGCTTTAAAGGTACACAACCATGAAATAACAGATTTCCATTATATTTTTTATACATACTTCCATTATTAAAAATAAATCTAATATCTTCCTGTAATCTATCATTATTTTGAAAAGAATTACTTAAATGATCTATTACTTCTTGTTCTTGCTCATTTAATTGATAGGGATTTTTAGGATCGATTGTCGGAAAATGATTATCAATTAAAGGATATTCTTGCTCATTTAAAGTTAAAATACCTCTTTTATAATCTATTTTTTCTAAATAGAGGGCTTCATTCATTTTAAATTCAGGTCTGCTTTTAATTAATTGGCCTTCTAATTTAAATTGAATAATAGCAATTGCTTTTTGCATTTGAGCACTGATATCTTTATCTTGATCATTAATATCTCTTTCTATTAATTTAGGACAAAAAATTTCTCCCTTAAAATCTTGATAATAATTTCTGGCTAATCTGGCTAAAGGTCTCATATTAATTCTATAACCTTCTTCTAAGAGCTCTAAATTACCATATCTCAAACTAATTCTAACTGCTGTTGCAATTAATGCTTTTTGACCAAGACCTGCTCCCATCCACAATATATCATGGTTTCCCCATTGTAAGTCGACATCATGGTGATTTTTTAAAACGTCCATAATTTTATGTGGATTTGGACCTCGATCAAATATATCTCCTACTATATGCAATTTATCAACTGCAAAAGTTTGGATTAGCTGGGCTAAAGAAATAATAAAGTTTTCAGCTTGACCAATTTCAATAATTGTTTTTACAATTTGATCATGATAATCTTTTTTGTTTTTACTATCTTTTTTTAGGTGCAGAAGTTCTTCGATAATATAAGCAAATTCTTCTGGTAGAGCTTTCCTGACTTTTGATCTAGTATAAATAGAAGATACATCTTTAGAGAGTTTTATTATTTGATTTAAAAATTTTTGGTATTCAGCTGCCCCAAGCTTAGCCTGATTCGCTTTTAATTTTTCTAATTTTTCTTCTGGATAAAAAATTAAAGTTGCTAATTCATTTTTTTCTGCTTGACTTAAATCAAAAGCTTGATCTATTTTATATTCAATAACTCCTGAAGCAGTTTTGAGCATATATTGAAATGCTTCATCTTCAGCATGCAAATCTGTTAAAAAATGTTCAGTACTTTTAGGTAAATTTAAAATAGCCTTTAAATTAATAATTTCAGTACTAACTGCTGGAATATTAGGGAAGTTCTCTGATAAAAGTTCTAAATATTTTTCTGCTTCCATAAATAATTAGCCTCCTTGACTTAAAAACTCAAAATCAGCTTTGATTTAACTATATTTTTCTCTAATTACACCATCTTGATAAGCTTTTAAAAGTTGCATTAAATACTTAATATCTTTGGTCAACTTTTCACCTATATCAGTGTCAGCAATTTTTTGGGCTTTTTTAAACTTTAAAACTTCAGTTGCAGAAATTGTATCTCTACTATCTTTATGTAGAGCATTTTTTTTGCTAATAAATGGTTCATGTGCTGTTAACCTTAACCTAGTATCACTATATGTTAAAGTATAGCCACCGATACCAGTTTTTTCATGATAAGCTGCAGCAATTCCACCATCAATTACTAATAATCTACCATTGCCTTTAATGGGACTTTCTCCTTTTTTTTCTGCCACAGGTGTATGACCATTGATAATATGACCCGTTTTGGGATCTAGTCCAAATTCAGCTAAAATTTTCTGACAAATCTCTTCTTTTTCTCTTGCTTGATAATAAGGGTTTTTATTTTCACGATAAAGTGCTTTATCATCTTCATCAGTAAAATATCTTAAAAAAGTAGTCATTCTGTCTTTACCAAATAAAGGTGATAATTCTCCCCGCCAAATATACCAGAGCCAATCCTGAAAATCAGATTCCACTTCTTTAATTGAATAACTTCTTCTTACAATATCATCAAAAAAGTTCATTAGTTTTTGGCCACTATATTCTTCTCCTTCAATTTTTACAACTGAAAAGTCTCCATTGGGCTTTAAAGGTACACAGCCGTGAAATAATAAGTTGCCATTATATTTTTTATATAAACTTCCATTATTATATAAAAATCTAATATCTTCTTGTAGCTGATCATTATTTTTGAAAGAATAGCTTAATTGTTCAATTATTTCTGCTTCCCATTCACTTAACTGATAAGGGTTTTGAGGATCAATGGTGGGAAAATGCTTATCTGTTAGTTCATATTCTTTTCCCTTTAAATTTAATTTACCTTTTTTATAATCAATTTTTTCAAGGTAAAGGGCTTCATTCATTTTGAATTCAGGTCTTCTTTTAATTAATTGCCCTTCTAATTTAAACTGAATAATAGCAATTGCTTTTTGCATCTGAGCTATTATTTTACTTTCACTTTCATCTAATTCTTTATTAATTAAATGTGGTTTAAAGATTTGTTCTTTAACTTCTGGATAATTATTCATAGCAAATCTTGCTAATGGCCTCATATTAATCCCATAGCCTTCTTCTAAAAATTCTAAATTACCATAACGAAGTGTGATTCTAAGCGCAGTAGCAATCATTGCTTTTTGACCGCGAGCTGCTCCCATCCATAAGATATCGTGATTTCCCCACTGAATATCAACATCATGGTGTGCTTTTAAAACTCCCATAATAACATCAGGAGCTGGCCCTCGATCAAAAATATCGCCTATAATATGTAATTTATCAACAGCAAAAGTTTGGATTAATTCAGATAAAGAAATAATAAATTCCCTAGCTTGTCCAAC includes these proteins:
- a CDS encoding DUF3159 domain-containing protein, producing MKINKSEIKAELSSIFLNKTFDALLPPLIYTIINSIFGLKTALILAVITAFFNFTKRVLQKDNWKYSLAGLAGVIIAALFAYLSNNAGNYFIPALISSAFLVLAALISILLNKPLAAWASHLSRGWPLDWFWRDDIKPAYREVTIFWTLYFGLRLIIQLRLFFSNAVLNLAWVNLLLGWPAIIAILIISYIYGIWRLNKLGGPGVDEFKNNKKPPWDGQKRGF
- a CDS encoding fructose-1,6-bisphosphatase is translated as MEAEKYLELLSENFPNIPAVSTEIINLKAILNLPKSTEHFLTDLHAEDEAFQYMLKTASGVIEYKIDQAFDLSQAEKNELATLIFYPEEKLEKLKANQAKLGAAEYQKFLNQIIKLSKDVSSIYTRSKVRKALPEEFAYIIEELLHLKKDSKNKKDYHDQIVKTIIEIGQAENFIISLAQLIQTFAVDKLHIVGDIFDRGPNPHKIMDVLKNHHDVDLQWGNHDILWMGAGLGQKALIATAVRISLRYGNLELLEEGYRINMRPLARLARNYYQDFKGEIFCPKLIERDINDQDKDISAQMQKAIAIIQFKLEGQLIKSRPEFKMNEALYLEKIDYKRGILTLNEQEYPLIDNHFPTIDPKNPYQLNEQEQEVIDHLSNSFQNNDRLQEDIRFIFNNGSMYKKYNGNLLFHGCVPLKQNGDFAEIEVEAKKVKGKKLLDFFQDVVRHSYSTKTKRKDKRDWLWYLWRGEYSPLFGKDRMTTFLRYFTDEDDKELYQENKNPYYSLREKEEICNKILKEFEMDPEQGVIINGHTPVEEKRGESPIKGQGKLLVIDGGISAAYHKKTGIAGYTLIYSDSEMRLISHKPFVSKAEVLKKGTKDTLASKVVKKFEPAKKISDTDIGIKLKDDIKYLEKLLKAYQNGTIKEKYN
- a CDS encoding damage-control phosphatase ARMT1 family protein, whose protein sequence is MIRVGIKYDCFPCLFKQFLESARMANDDEEFVKEILRKYSQMLPDLMESDFGSAVISAEVQAYITELSGIRDPYRKFKQEKLEIAKKLLPLFKAEIKKADDPLLITLLISALGNSKDKNFDFKQTDSIDLAQILNEKFNYNDYQNFKADLKNAAKILFIADNTGEALFDKLLLAQLKKYDVEIKYAVRECPILNDITMEEAQKLTIDEYAEIINSGSRTPGMPMEAATAEFEAEYQNADLIISKGQGNLETLFEKEKGIYFLLKAKCALIADSLGVKKNDFIFIRH
- the msrB gene encoding peptide-methionine (R)-S-oxide reductase MsrB, producing the protein MDYLLITLIISSIVFGFVSKTEAAEIEFDQKFEDLETKTASFALGCFWGPDAYFGALEGVVRTRVGYAGGQKNDPIYKNIKDHTETIEIDYNPAVISYQELLEIFFKQHNPYSPALSRQYASLILYHNQSQKEKALALKEKLETETEKEVLTKIKKLDKFYLAENYHQKYKLQQRAEFKKNYFNKLKIEEFINSPAVAKVNGYLAAKGKKDNLIKNIAQFGLSQELQQKLLKINGINPDELANFCQTQAAADVEIDATTSDSNLREKLSDLEYKVTQLNATEPAFKNKYWDNKKAGIYVDVVSGEALFASTDKFQSGSGWPSFTKPLVDENIVEVEDNSLWMTRIEVRSKKADSHLGHVFKDGPEPTGLRYCLNSAALKFISASELEKKGYAEFKKLF
- a CDS encoding fructose-1,6-bisphosphatase, coding for MKDIKYLKLLSEQFPNIPAVSTEIINLKAILNLPKSTEHFLTDLHGEADAFKYMLKTASGMIEYKIDQIFRGELTDTEKRELATLIFYPKSKMKELEEKGPIPQAWYKEALDYLVQISKEVSSIYTRSKVRKALPAKFAYIIEELLHIKTGEKNKKDYKDQILTTIIEVGQAREFIISLSELIQTFAVDKLHIIGDIFDRGPAPDVIMGVLKAHHDVDIQWGNHDILWMGAARGQKAMIATALRITLRYGNLEFLEEGYGINMRPLARFAMNNYPEVKEQIFKPHLINKELDESESKIIAQMQKAIAIIQFKLEGQLIKRRPEFKMNEALYLEKIDYKKGKLNLKGKEYELTDKHFPTIDPQNPYQLSEWEAEIIEQLSYSFKNNDQLQEDIRFLYNNGSLYKKYNGNLLFHGCVPLKPNGDFSVVKIEGEEYSGQKLMNFFDDIVRRSYSIKEVESDFQDWLWYIWRGELSPLFGKDRMTTFLRYFTDEDDKALYRENKNPYYQAREKEEICQKILAEFGLDPKTGHIINGHTPVAEKKGESPIKGNGRLLVIDGGIAAAYHEKTGIGGYTLTYSDTRLRLTAHEPFISKKNALHKDSRDTISATEVLKFKKAQKIADTDIGEKLTKDIKYLMQLLKAYQDGVIREKYS
- the nhaC gene encoding Na+/H+ antiporter NhaC is translated as MTEEIKKPDSKIAVITLISVVAVILISIRTALVLEAALILGAMTAALFALYLGLNWKDIESGMINGIKNALGASLILIIIGMVIGSWILAGTIQTMVYYGLELLSPNIFLPAAFLLAALTSILVGSSFGTIATMGIVLLGVAEGLGVPKEITVGAIVSGAMLGDKVSPMSDSTNLTAAMSSTELFDHIKSMLYISVPAALISLILYSIIGAFYLDSGANLTNIALMLENLGQNFNISFWTLIPPALMLLLSIFKVPAIASLSISFLTASLFAIITQGASFSQILNVAANGYQANTGLEILDNLLTQGGINNMMNTVAIIMAGTAMGGILEKARVLEVILESMLGFIKKPRDLILISLSSAYIMLLATGEMFVSIVIPGRTLAPAYKEMGVETNVLSRSLETASTLGCSILPWGVVSVYIQNVMDIGFGYIPYTFLSILAPIIAVIYALTNKFTFRSN